A genomic region of Bdellovibrionales bacterium contains the following coding sequences:
- a CDS encoding cation transporter, producing MGNEGHHHHHRHHHHHHHHHDHDHHDLQGRSLVFAVLINVALTLVQLIGGLLSGSLALVADAVHNFSDAGSLAIAAFARRVAGLPASDRMTFGFGRAEILGALVNSTSLVVVGFYLLYESFERFFNPQPVEGMTVIWVAGVAFIIDIITAFLTLRGSKDSLNMRAVFVHNLSDALASLLVMISGGLILWYQVFWVDLAASVLISFYILYHSYILIKECIAVLMQAVPDDINLNEVTRELRGITSVIDVHHVHIWQLHERLRSLEAHLVIEAGDIQSMEQIKVKVKSILRDRFCITHSTLELELGSRSGCVDC from the coding sequence ATGGGAAACGAAGGTCACCACCACCACCACCGCCACCATCACCATCACCATCACCATCACGATCACGATCACCATGATTTGCAAGGGCGCTCTTTGGTATTTGCAGTTTTGATCAATGTTGCGCTGACTCTTGTTCAGCTCATTGGCGGTCTGTTATCAGGTTCTCTGGCCTTGGTGGCGGACGCCGTTCATAATTTTAGTGATGCCGGGTCCCTCGCGATTGCCGCCTTTGCGCGCAGGGTGGCTGGCCTCCCTGCCTCTGACCGAATGACTTTTGGTTTTGGACGGGCTGAGATATTAGGTGCCTTAGTCAACAGCACAAGTTTGGTCGTTGTTGGATTTTACCTACTTTACGAGTCCTTTGAACGATTTTTTAATCCTCAACCCGTTGAGGGAATGACAGTGATTTGGGTTGCTGGAGTTGCCTTCATTATTGATATTATTACGGCCTTTCTCACGCTGAGGGGCTCCAAAGATAGCCTTAATATGCGGGCGGTGTTTGTTCACAATCTCTCAGATGCTTTGGCTTCCCTACTCGTAATGATTTCTGGAGGATTGATTCTCTGGTACCAGGTTTTCTGGGTTGACCTAGCCGCGAGTGTTCTGATCTCGTTCTATATTCTCTACCACTCTTATATTTTGATCAAGGAGTGCATTGCTGTTTTGATGCAGGCGGTTCCTGACGATATTAACCTGAACGAAGTCACGAGGGAACTGAGAGGCATTACCTCAGTGATTGATGTTCATCATGTTCATATTTGGCAGCTTCATGAGAGGTTGCGATCCTTGGAAGCTCATTTGGTTATCGAAGCCGGTGATATTCAATCTATGGAGCAAATAAAAGTGAAGGTGAAATCGATTTTACGCGATCGATTTTGTATCACTCATTCAACTCTTGAATTGGAACTGGGGTCTCGATCGGGCTGTGTGGACTGTTAA
- a CDS encoding ABC-F family ATP-binding cassette domain-containing protein → MIHVSNISKHYGPKVLFKEGSFQINSGEKIGLVGPNGAGKTSLFRLIVGEELADEGRITKPERLAVGYFSQNIGEMSGRSALEEVKGANPKIPRIQERLQEIETLLSEDIDSDTMSKILEEYGDLQGEFERLGGYNIESRASEILTGLGIGRTYSIDQSKHLAVAGK, encoded by the coding sequence ATGATACATGTTTCGAACATTTCAAAACACTACGGACCCAAAGTTCTTTTCAAGGAGGGCTCCTTTCAGATCAATTCAGGTGAAAAAATTGGTTTGGTCGGACCAAATGGGGCCGGAAAAACGAGTCTGTTTAGACTCATCGTTGGGGAAGAGCTTGCTGATGAGGGGCGAATCACTAAGCCGGAACGCTTGGCCGTCGGATATTTTTCTCAAAATATTGGAGAAATGAGCGGACGGTCGGCATTGGAAGAGGTCAAGGGAGCCAATCCAAAGATACCTAGAATCCAGGAAAGATTACAAGAAATTGAAACTCTGCTTTCAGAGGACATTGACTCAGATACCATGTCCAAAATCCTCGAGGAATACGGAGATCTGCAAGGAGAATTTGAGCGCCTGGGTGGCTACAACATTGAATCCCGAGCCAGTGAAATTTTGACGGGTCTAGGTATTGGTCGGACTTATTCCATCGACCAGTCGAAACATTTAGCGGTGGCTGGAAAATGA
- a CDS encoding ABC-F family ATP-binding cassette domain-containing protein yields MRIALAKILLLNPDVLLMDEPTNHLDLESIIWLETWLTSFSGAIFMTCHDREFMNRVVHKIVEVANQRITVYSGNYDFYENDRKIREEKLLASAKRQDEMLAKEKEFIARFAARASHAAQVQSRVKKLEKIDIIEIPTEERTMSFEWPKPPRGGDEVLKVEDLGKSWPNLDGSEKQVFRHANALVKRMDRVAVVGVNGAGKSTFMKIITGQTSQTEGRCLIGPSIEVGYFSQNSLDILNPQNSIVGELEARLPNASIGYIRTLLGAFRFSGEEADKKISILSGGEKSRVVLATILAQPVNFLVLDEPTNHLDIKSREVLLEAIKRFPGTVMMVSHDRFFLRELTTRVFEIDQHELHVYNGSWEYYLEKKASLQSS; encoded by the coding sequence ATGAGGATTGCTTTAGCTAAGATTCTTCTCCTTAATCCTGATGTTCTCTTGATGGACGAACCAACGAATCATCTGGATCTTGAGTCTATCATCTGGCTTGAGACTTGGCTCACGAGTTTCTCAGGGGCAATTTTTATGACCTGCCATGACCGCGAGTTTATGAATCGAGTGGTGCATAAAATCGTCGAAGTCGCCAATCAGAGAATCACTGTTTATTCCGGCAACTATGATTTTTATGAAAATGATCGTAAAATTCGTGAGGAAAAACTCTTGGCCTCGGCGAAGCGCCAAGATGAGATGCTCGCCAAAGAAAAGGAATTTATTGCTCGTTTTGCTGCGAGGGCCTCTCATGCGGCCCAGGTTCAATCACGCGTGAAGAAGCTAGAGAAGATCGACATCATTGAAATTCCAACTGAAGAAAGAACAATGAGTTTTGAGTGGCCCAAGCCTCCTCGGGGAGGCGACGAGGTCCTTAAGGTCGAAGATCTTGGAAAATCATGGCCCAATCTCGATGGAAGTGAAAAGCAGGTATTTCGTCACGCAAATGCTTTGGTGAAGCGCATGGATCGAGTCGCTGTTGTTGGCGTCAATGGCGCCGGAAAATCCACATTTATGAAAATCATCACTGGTCAAACCTCTCAAACTGAAGGACGCTGCCTGATCGGACCGAGCATCGAGGTTGGTTATTTCAGTCAAAATTCCCTCGATATCCTCAACCCTCAGAATTCTATTGTTGGAGAACTCGAAGCTCGCCTCCCCAACGCTTCTATAGGCTACATTAGGACATTGCTGGGGGCTTTTCGCTTTTCAGGAGAGGAAGCAGACAAAAAAATTTCCATTCTCTCTGGAGGAGAAAAAAGCCGGGTTGTTCTTGCTACAATTCTCGCTCAACCCGTTAACTTTTTAGTTCTGGATGAGCCAACAAACCATCTCGACATAAAGTCACGAGAAGTTCTCCTTGAAGCTATCAAGCGATTTCCCGGAACGGTTATGATGGTGAGCCATGATCGTTTTTTCCTCCGCGAATTGACAACACGTGTATTTGAGATCGATCAGCATGAGCTTCATGTTTACAATGGAAGCTGGGAATATTACCTTGAGAAAAAAGCTTCGTTGCAATCGAGCTAG